The region AATTAATGCGACAGCCTCATAGCCACTCATAATCGGCATTTTAATATCCATAAGAATTAAATCTATTCTGCCGCCACTTTCAATAATATCAACGGCTTCCCTCCCATTGCTAGCCCTAACAATATTCGCTTCGGTTTTCTCAATCAGTTTTTTAAGCAGCAAGAAGTTAAGATTATCGTCCTCGGCAATGAGTATTGTCTTGCTGTTTAAGCTTACTAACCTTTTATACGAATTAACCGGTGATTCATCAATTAGTTGACTCATAGCATAGGGCAAAACAAAATAGAATGTAGACCCAACATTTGGAACGGATTCAACCCATATTTTACCATTCATCAACTCTACAATGGATTTACAAATTGATAATCCCAGACCCGTTCCTCCAAAATCTCTGGAAAGTTTATTGTCAACCTGTCTAAATCTTTCAAAGATGAGATCGTGAAATTCATTGGGTATACCAATTCCTGTATCATGGACAAAAAACTTAACCTTATCTCCATCAACCGAATAACCAAATTCAACAAAACCAGCATGGGTAAACTTTATTGCATTACCTACAAGGTTGTTTATCACCTGAAAAAGACGATATCCATCGGATGTAATAGAATCAGAACCATCTGCAAGAGCTACTTTTAAAATTAACTTTATATTCTTTTTGGCTGCGCCATGATTGTGTAAACCAATAATATCATTCATCAACTTATTGAGCTGAACCGTTTCGGTTAATATTTTAAGTTGCCCCACCTCAATAATGGAAATGTCAATAATATCATTAATAACACCAAGCAGTTGCTTAGAACTTGTATTGATAATCTCGGTGAACTCACGGGTCATTTCTTTGCTTAAATCACTCTTAAGAAGAATCTCCGTGAAACCTTGAATGGCGTTCATGGGTGTTCTAATCTCATGCGACATGTTCGCCAAAAATGCAGTTTTTATCCGATTAGACTCCTCCGCCACTTCCTTTGCTTTTTTAAGTTCTATCTCTATTTTCTTTCGCTCACCGATTTCTAATGCTAGCCTTTCATTCTTATCATGTATATTCTGATTCACATAAATTAGAATTGTTAGGAACACCACAAGCAACCCAGTTAGAACAATGCTAAAAATAAAATACTGCGAATGAAATACAGAATTTTCGCCCCAACCATTAATAGGAACTGCTATTAATTGCCATTTACCACCCGGAATAGAAACATCAATTATTACTGGGTTTTGAAATAGCAAGGAGGAATCTCCCAAGAAGACCTTTCCTTCAGCACCTTTTCCATCTTCCCCCTGTAAGGCAATTTTTAAATTTTTCGAAGGATAAACACCTCCATCGCATAGAATCGAATCATAGTATGCAACAATGGATATAACCCCCCAGTATTTATTTATGCTATCCTCCTCATTTAAAATAAACACAGGAGAACGATTTATTAGTCCTATTCCACCCTGAACCAAATGCACGGGACCAGCAAGCACAGGTTGTTGCAGGGTCATTGCTTTAATTACGGATCCTTTCTGCTCCTCGTTTTTTAAGTATTCAAGACCTATTGCCTTTTCATTGCCAGTTAAAGGATAAACCAATTCTATTCTATTGTTTGGAGCAAAGGCAATGTTTCTTATATACTTATTTTCCAACATCGCCATTTTTGAAAGTGCTTCAAATTGCACCTTTGACATACTCCCCTGAAAGCGAATTAAATGCACCATACCTTGGGTAAGGTTAAACGTTGAGCGAACAACTCCCTCAAGCCTATTACCAATAGTTGTAAGTTCTGACAGTACATTTAACCTTTGATTGCCTTGCTGCTTTTCGAGATCTAGCCTGCCAACTAAGAAACTTATGAATACAAATATAATTGCAATTGCCACTATCGATAATTGTAGCAATCGAAATCGGATATTTCTAATTTTACTTTGCGACATGAAGGCTTGGTATTAAAGAACAGGCCATAAATTATTGTACAATTTACTAAATCTATATGAACTTACATAGCCCATTAAAAAAAATGTCTATTCCAACTGAAATAGACATTTTAGTTCAGTAAAACATTAAATTACTTTAAGGCTTTAAACATTGTTCTACCAATATCGGCTGGCGACTCAACAACATGAATTCCACATTCATGCATCACCTTCATTTTGGCAGCAGCGGTATCGTCAACTCCTCCAATTATAGCTCCCGCATGCCCCATTCTGCGTCCCTTTGGTGCAGTTTGTCCTGCAATAAAGCCAACTACAGGCTTTGTTCCATTATCTTTAATCCATTGCGCAGCCTCGGTCTCCATACATCCACCAATTTCTCCAATCATAACAATGCCATAGGTTTCTGAATCGGCCATAAATAGTTTAACTGCATCAAGCACAGATGTCCCGATTATTGGATCACCGCCAATTCCAACTCCCGAACTTTGTCCAAGCCCCAGTTTTGTAAGCTGATCCACCGCTTCGTAGGCCAAAGTTCCCGATCGGGATATCACCCCAGTATGTCCTTTTTTATGGATAAAACCTGGCATAATACCTACTTTAGCCTCACCTGGTGTTATTACTCCTGGACAATTAGGTCCTATTAATCTTGTAACAGGATAATCATTAAGAATATGCTTAACCTTTACCATGTCCAATATTGGAATTCCTTCGCTTATACAAACAATCAACTTAACTCCAGCCGCTGCAGCCTCTAGGATTCCATCAGCAGCATAGGCTGGCGGAACAAAGATTATAGACACATCAGCGTTTGTTGCTTTAACTGCATTGGATACAGTATTAAAAACTGGTAGGTTTAAGTGCGTTTGCCCTTCTTTTCCGGGCGTAACTCCACCTACCACGTTGGTACCATACTCAATCATCTGTGTAGCATGAAACGAACCTTCACTTCCAGTAAAACCCTGAACAATAACTCTTGAGTATTTATCTACAAGTATGCTCATTGGTTTTTATTTATCTCGCTGGAATTCAGATATGTTAAAAAACTATGTTATATGACATGTTTTCAAACGTAGTGATTT is a window of Tenuifilaceae bacterium CYCD DNA encoding:
- the sucD_2 gene encoding succinate--CoA ligase [ADP-forming] subunit alpha; this translates as MSILVDKYSRVIVQGFTGSEGSFHATQMIEYGTNVVGGVTPGKEGQTHLNLPVFNTVSNAVKATNADVSIIFVPPAYAADGILEAAAAGVKLIVCISEGIPILDMVKVKHILNDYPVTRLIGPNCPGVITPGEAKVGIMPGFIHKKGHTGVISRSGTLAYEAVDQLTKLGLGQSSGVGIGGDPIIGTSVLDAVKLFMADSETYGIVMIGEIGGCMETEAAQWIKDNGTKPVVGFIAGQTAPKGRRMGHAGAIIGGVDDTAAAKMKVMHECGIHVVESPADIGRTMFKALK